From a region of the Eulemur rufifrons isolate Redbay chromosome 7, OSU_ERuf_1, whole genome shotgun sequence genome:
- the HRH2 gene encoding histamine H2 receptor, which yields MASNGTASSYCLDSTTCRVTISVVLTVLILITIAGNVVVCLAVGLNRRLRNLTNCFIVSLAVTDLLLGLLVLPFSAIYQLSCTWSFGKVFCNIYTSLDVMLCTASILNLFMISLDRYCAVMDPLRYPVLVTPVRVAISLVLIWVISITLSFLSIHLGWNSRNETNKGNHTTSKCKVQVNEVYGLVDGLVTFYLPLLIMCVTYYRIFKVARDQAKRINHISSWKAATIREHKATVTLAAVMGAFIICWFPYFTVFVYRGLKGDDAINEVFEAVVLWLGYANSALNPILYAALNRDFRTGYRQLFCCRLASRSPHKTSLRSHNSQLSRSQSREPRRQEEKPLKLQVWSGTEAMAPQGATDR from the coding sequence ATGGCGTCCAATGGCACGGCCTCTTCCTACTGCCTGGACTCCACCACGTGCAGGGTCACCATCAGCGTGGTCCTCACCGTCCTCATCCTCATCACCATCGCGGGCAATGTAGTTGTCTGTCTGGCCGTGGGCTTGAACCGCCGGCTCCGCAATCTGACCAACTGCTTCATCGTGTCCTTGGCTGTCACTGACCTGCTCCTCGGCCTCCTGGTGCTGCCCTTCTCTGCCATCTACCAGCTGAGCTGCACGTGGAGCTTCGGCAAGGTCTTCTGCAACATCTACACCAGCCTGGACGTGATGCTGTGCACGGCCTCCATTCTCAACCTCTTCATGATCAGCCTCGACCGGTACTGTGCCGTCATGGACCCGCTGCGCTACCCCGTGCTGGTCACCCCCGTCCGGGTTGCCATCTCTCTGGTCTTAATTTGGGTCATCTCCATCACCCTGTCCTTCCTGTCTATCCACCTGGGGTGGAACAGCAGGAATGAGACCAATAAGGGCAATCACACCACCTCTAAGTGCAAAGTCCAGGTCAACGAAGTGTATGGTTTGGTAGATGGGCTGGTCACCTTCTACCTGCCTCTGCTGATCATGTGTGTCACTTACTACCGCATCTTCAAGGTGGCCCGGGATCAGGCCAAGAGGATCAATCACATCAGCTCCTGGAAGGCAGCCACCATCAGGGAGCACAAAGCCACAGTGACGCTGGCTGCCGTAATGGGGGCCTTCATCATCTGCTGGTTTCCTTACTTCACCGTGTTTGTGTACCGTGGCCTGAAAGGGGATGACGCCATCAATGAGGTGTTTGAAGCTGTCGTTCTGTGGCTGGGCTATGCCAACTCGGCCCTGAACCCCATCCTGTATGCCGCCCTGAACAGAGACTTCCGCACCGGGTACCGGCAGCTGTTCTGCTGCAGGCTTGCCAGCCGCAGCCCCCACAAAACCTCTCTGAGGTCTCACAACTCTCAACTGTCCAGGAGCCAAAGCCGAGAACCCAGGCGGCAGGAAGAGAAACCGCTGAAGCTCCAGGTGTGGAGTGGGACAGAAGCCATGGCCCCCCAGGGAGCCACAGACAGGTAA